The genomic interval CCGAGCTGGTCCAGCGTCCGTTCGAGGGCCTGGCCGGCGAGTGCGACTGGGTCGCGCTGCGCGAGCTGGTCCCGGCGGCCACGGCCGCGCTGACGCTCAAGGGCGGCCTGCCCGAGGGCGTGCCGTCGGTGACGCTCGCGACGGTCCTGCCGATGGCCTGGCCCGCGCTGCGCCGTGACGACGGGTCCGTCCTGCTCGCCCTCCAGAACGACACCTCCTCCGGCGACCTCAGCCGGGACCTCGCGGACACGCTGAGCCGCGCGCTGGAGGCCGAGCCCGGTTCGCCCGTGGCCGCCCGCCGGGTGCCGGCCGACGGCCCCCGGTTGCAGGACCTCCTGGACGACGAGGCGCCCTTCGAGCCGGTCGTCCACTCCGGCTTCGAGTTCTGGGTGCCGGACTCGGAGAACGCCACGGCCGAGGTGTCCGCCTCGCTCGAACGTGCGAACGAGGCGGCGATCCCCACCGCGCTGCTGTCGGGCGTGGACGCCGCCTACTGGTGCGAGACGCCGGAGAAGAACCACCTGCGCTGGGTCATGCCGCACGCCGAGGAGCAGCTGCTCGACGCGCTCGCCCGGCTGCACGCGGCGGGCGAGTCCTCGCTCGGCGAGTCCACCCGGCTGGTCGGCTCGTTCCGGGCGCACGGGCTGATGGTCCCGGTCTGGGACCTGCCGAGCGCGATGGGCGCCGAGGACTGCGAGAAGCCCGCCGCCGCGTTCGCGGAACGGCTCGCGACGGCGCTCGCGTCGGACGCGCCGCTCACCGCCGAGGAGCGGCGGGCGCGCGGCGGCCTCACCAACCGCCAGGTGACGCTCAGCTGACCGTGACCGCCG from Streptomyces drozdowiczii carries:
- a CDS encoding DUF5926 family protein produces the protein MAKKRPQTKAGKQQLKDAEIPVVGAREPCPCGSGRRYKACHGRAAAQAVTELVQRPFEGLAGECDWVALRELVPAATAALTLKGGLPEGVPSVTLATVLPMAWPALRRDDGSVLLALQNDTSSGDLSRDLADTLSRALEAEPGSPVAARRVPADGPRLQDLLDDEAPFEPVVHSGFEFWVPDSENATAEVSASLERANEAAIPTALLSGVDAAYWCETPEKNHLRWVMPHAEEQLLDALARLHAAGESSLGESTRLVGSFRAHGLMVPVWDLPSAMGAEDCEKPAAAFAERLATALASDAPLTAEERRARGGLTNRQVTLS